In the Phaseolus vulgaris cultivar G19833 chromosome 7, P. vulgaris v2.0, whole genome shotgun sequence genome, one interval contains:
- the LOC137829435 gene encoding cation/H(+) antiporter 15-like → MASEANAANSIPELACYITKFDPDNKIWRSDNVIADRVPLLSIQIAYNILASSFFHHILKPFNLPLTVAQMLGGILLSSSFLGRIPGVFQTVYRPEGILTVETFANVGIMYYVFLSGLEMNCDTILRSSRQAIIIAVASIFIPALVGAGFLALERNLAGESSIALSTKGYVFWCAILSVTSFPVLARLLSDLKILYTGLGKDALTAAMLIDTFGWILFSLLIPYSHEGGKPLLSVMCTLMFILFCFCVVRPILARLIEHRMTSESWNSSKLLDVMIGLFVCSYITDFIGAHHVVGAFVYGLILPSGKFADLMLEMLHDFVTAFIVPVYFASFGFRLNLEALWSQSHSALLPLLMVFLLATPKIVSSLLVTLYYGMSSRDGVGLGLLLNTKGMMAVILISIAWDKSFLDPYAFTIMILAILFMTTVASPFINAIYKPNLRFKQTQQRTVQKLWCEAELRVAACVHNAHQAHGMIHILEATNATRTSPLHVSVLHLVELTRLGTGLLVAQIDNLNVQGGSSESQYGSQTEFETICNAFNEFVEEYNAVRFDTSGIVATYDTIHQDIYNVTEEKRANLILLPFHKELSSGDMETVNTIFGDINQNVLQAPPCSVGILVNRGLKSLSKVTMSTIMIFIGGPDDREALSIAWRMAAHSATKLHVIRLLVSGTEVEEEKAFQSDSSGVLSTKMDSVMQKELDDEHIFHFRHKGSYNNETITYSEIEVGIETGEEIPLILNEIDKPGCDLYILGQGSGKNFTVFQRLLEWCDNPELGVMGDIIASTSFGTHSSLLVVQQYTTERKSKPLRGKKSHSNESDQML, encoded by the exons ATGGCAAGTGAAGCAAATGCTGCAAACTCAATCCCAGAACTTGCATGTTACATTACAAAATTTGATCCTGACAACAAAATCTGGAGGAGTGATAATGTCATTGCAGACCGTGTTCCTCTTCTGTCTATTCAAATTGCCTACAATATCCTTGCCTCTAGTTTTTTTCACCACATCCTCAAGCCATTCAATCTCCCTCTTACGGTTGCCCAGATGCTT GGTGGTATACTTTTGAGTTCATCATTTTTGGGAAGAATTCCTGGAGTTTTTCAGACGGTCTACCGTCCAGAAGGAATCTTGACTGTTGAAACCTTTGCCAATGTGGGAATCATGTACTATGTGTTCCTTAGTGGGTTGGAAATGAACTGTGACACCATCCTGAGATCAAGCAGGCAGGCTATAATCATTGCTGTTGCAAGCATTTTCATTCCAGCATTGGTTGGAGCTGGTTTTCTTGCTCTAGAGCGTAACTTAGCAGGTGAATCAAGCATTGCGCTCAGCACTAAAGGGTATGTGTTTTGGTGTGCAATTCTTTCTGTCACAAGTTTTCCAGTCCTTGCAAGGCTCCTATCAGATCTCAAGATCCTCTACACAGGGCTTGGAAAAGATGCCTTAACAGCAGCCATGTTAATTGATACATTTGGGTGGATTTTGTTCTCACTCTTGATTCCGTATTCCCACGAGGGTGGAAAACCACTCCTCTCAGTAATGTGCACATTGATGTTCATTCTGTTCTGCTTCTGCGTGGTGCGTCCAATCCTGGCTCGCCTGATTGAACACAGAATGACGTCGGAGTCATGGAACTCCTCAAAGTTGCTGGATGTGATGATTGGACTTTTTGTTTGTTCATACATCACAGACTTTATTGGTGCACACCATGTTGTTGGGGCCTTTGTGTATGGACTAATTTTGCCCAGTGGGAAGTTTGCTGATTTGATGTTGGAAATGTTGCATGATTTTGTTACTGCATTTATTGTTCCTGTCTACTTTGCTAGTTTTGGCTTTAGACTGAACCTGGAGGCACTTTGGTCTCAATCACATTCAGCGTTACTTCCTCTCCTCATGGTGTTCTTATTAGCCACCCCAAAAATTGTAAGCTCTCTGTTGGTTACTTTATACTATGGTATGTCTTCAAGAGATGGAGTGGGGCTTGGATTGCTCCTCAACACCAAGGGCATGATGGCAGTGATTCTTATAAGCATTGCCTGGGACAAAAGT TTTTTGGACCCCTATGCTTTCACAATTATGATCCTTGCCATACTATTCATGACTACGGTTGCATCTCCCTTTATTAATGCCATATACAAGCCAAACCTTCGGTTCAAGCAGACCCAACAAAGGACTGTGCAGAAACTATGGTGTGAAGCAGAACTTCGAGTTGCAGCTTGTGTCCACAATGCTCATCAAGCCCATGGCATGATCCATATCCTTGAAGCCACAAATGCCACCAGAACTTCCCCTTTACATGTCTCAGTCCTTCACCTTGTGGAACTCACAAGACTCGGCACTGGCCTTCTTGTGGCCCAAATCGACAATTTAAATGTTCAAGGGGGATCCTCAGAGAGCCAGTATGGATCACAAACAGAGTTTGAGACCATATGCAATGCATTTAATGAGTTTGTGGAGGAATACAACGCAGTGAGATTTGACACATCAGGCATTGTTGCAACCTATGACACAATCCATCAGGATATCTACAATGTGACAGAAGAGAAACGTGCAAATCTCATTCTCCTTCCATTCCACAAAGAACTAAGCTCAGGAGACATGGAAACAGTCAACACTATATTCGGTGACATAAACCAGAATGTGTTGCAGGCACCACCTTGTTCTGTGGGGATCCTTGTTAACCGTGGACTCAAGTCATTATCTAAAGTAACAATGAGCACCATTATGATCTTCATTGGAGGGCCTGATGATAGGGAAGCCTTATCGATCGCATGGAGAATGGCAGCACACTCAGCCACAAAGCTGCACGTAATTAGGCTTCTGGTGTCAGGTACTGAGGTTGAAGAAGAGAAGGCATTCCAGAGTGATTCCAGTGGAGTGTTATCTACAAAGATGGACAGTGTGATGCAGAAAGAGCTAGATGATGAGCACATATTTCACTTTAGGCACAAAGGGTCGTACAACAATGAGACCATCACATACTCAGAGATCGAAGTGGGGATAGAAACTGGTGAGGAAATTCCTTTGATCCTGAATGAGATAGACAAACCAGGGTGTGACTTGTACATTTTGGGACAAGGAAGTGGAAAGAACTTCACAGTTTTCCAAAGGTTGTTGGAATGGTGTGACAACCCTGAACTTGGGGTCATGGGAGACATTATAGCTTCAACCAGTTTTGGCACGCACTCCTCACTGCTTGTTGTGCAGCAATACACCACAGAGAGAAAATCTAAACCTCTTCGTGGCAAAAAATCTCACTCTAATGAAAGTGATCAAATGTTGTGA
- the LOC137830374 gene encoding uncharacterized protein, protein MANILARFQLLELHVISAQDLAPAGRSMRTYAVAWIDPDRKLSTRVDSHGGTNPTWNDKFVFRMDQDFLYDDSSVITIDIYALHWFRDIHVGTAEVLSTDLFPPSSQPQQPNAYKSTGMRFLGLQVQRPSGRPKGILNVGAAIIDSSMRSMPLYSQNSPIIGYSQDDHDQPKQHEPKPELRRTKSDSSSMLGSETLVPEPHEGKTKQGKANSQVPNSEISSKSKKKAISILSGSFVKGTPKAGKLGGKKTKARGHDSQNNFNDYQVKPTPKREFQNSPFAVRSYNNNYIGSVRATPMHAFPVTDTIMEYGTPYRSNLGHRPFMTDSELGPSASEVAAAVARLPMEEEGHSTVGGWSLDDDEEGMQPKVERWQTESNATGSGRKGKHPRRQTDGSNGLFSCFSVICGVECSIVCGGGGGGGSKKHRRRRVQSVDNESFV, encoded by the coding sequence ATGGCTAACATTTTAGCACGTTTCCAACTCCTAGAGCTCCATGTCATCTCTGCACAAGACCTGGCTCCGGCAGGTCGTTCAATGCGGACCTACGCGGTTGCATGGATTGACCCGGATCGCAAACTTTCCACTCGGGTCGATTCTCACGGCGGAACCAACCCAACTTGGAATGACAAGTTTGTGTTTCGAATGGACCAAGACTTTTTGTATGATGACAGCTCTGTAATCACCATTGACATTTATGCTCTGCACTGGTTTCGAGACATTCATGTGGGCACCGCTGAAGTTCTCTCCACTGACCTTTTTCCACCATCTTCACAACCTCAACAACCAAATGCTTACAAATCCACCGGAATGCGATTTCTGGGGCTTCAGGTTCAACGACCCTCGGGTCGCCCCAAAGGGATTTTGAACGTTGGTGCTGCTATAATCGACAGCTCCATGCGCAGCATGCCTCTTTACTCACAAAACTCCCCAATAATTGGATACAGTCAAGATGATCATGATCAACCAAAACAACATGAACCCAAGCCAGAGCTTCGACGCACGAAAAGTGACTCCAGCTCAATGCTTGGCTCAGAAACCCTTGTTCCGGAGCCTCATGAAGGCAAGACTAAACAGGGGAAAGCAAATTCTCAAGTGCCCAATTCAGAAATAAGCAGCAAGAGTAAAAAGAAAGCTATTTCCATACTAAGTGGCTCGTTTGTGAAGGGAACTCCAAAAGCTGGGAAATTGGGTGGAAAGAAGACTAAAGCGAGAGGCCATGATTCACAAAACAACTTCAATGATTACCAAGTGAAGCCCACACCAAAAAGGGAGTTTCAAAATTCTCCCTTTGCAGTGAGGTCTTATAATAACAACTACATAGGTAGTGTGAGAGCCACTCCAATGCACGCCTTTCCTGTGACGGACACCATCATGGAATATGGCACCCCATACCGATCAAACTTGGGCCATCGTCCTTTTATGACAGACTCTGAATTGGGTCCGTCAGCTTCGGAGGTAGCGGCGGCGGTGGCGAGACTACCAATGGAGGAGGAGGGGCATTCTACGGTGGGAGGGTGGAGCTTGGATGATGACGAGGAGGGGATGCAACCTAAAGTGGAGAGGTGGCAGACGGAGTCCAATGCGACGGGGTCAGGCAGAAAAGGGAAACATCCACGGAGGCAAACGGATGGGTCAAATGGCTTGTTCTCTTGCTTTAGTGTAATATGTGGTGTTGAGTGCTCCATAGTTTGCGGCGGTGGCGGCGGCGGCGGCAGCAAGAAGCATAGGCGCCGGCGGGTTCAATCGGTGGACAATGAAAGCTTTGTATAA
- the LOC137830375 gene encoding nuclear transport factor 2-like, whose amino-acid sequence MATPFPIPVTAAQVGTYFVGQYYQVLQSQPEFVHQFYSDASTMLRIDANGRETASAMLQIHQLIMSLSYTGIEIKSAHSLESWSGGVLVMVSGSVQIKDFNQRRKFMQTFFLAPQEKGFFVLNDIFHFVEEDPVHQQAILIPQSNHDSQLNTSSAINKPVSNYLLGGDIQARDYVATNEVKENGVVDNYGFSEQRLQRVPDSEHIKEDTAVEESNGSLQSSVNALQDHAPASPDQPAGEPQKHTYASILRVAKGQSTPYVASQPSHKNVSPSEWDQAPQISSQQQQTTASTNAFERSETDAGEELHVTEDEDEIKSVYVRNLSPAVSPSEIEDEFKNFGRIRPDGVIIRSRKDVGVCYAFVEFEDMTGVHNAVKTGSVQIAGRQVYIEERRPNSNIPSRGGRRGRGRGSYQSDAPRGRFYSRSFGRGNGQDGGDREYSKSKGNGFYRPSPRQERANSGYHQPRNGQNLAES is encoded by the exons ATGGCCACGCCCTTTCCCATTCCAGTTACTGCTGCTcag GTTGGAACTTACTTCGTGGGACAGTACTACCAGGTGCTTCAGAGCCAGCCAGAGTTCGTGCACCAGTTTTATTCCGATGCCAGCACCATGCTCAGGATTGATGCCAACGGCAGGGAAACTGCCTCGGCAATGCTT CAAATCCATCAGTTGATTATGTCGCTCAGTTACACTGGAATTGAAATCAAGAGTGCACATTCTCTAGAGTCTTGGAGTGGTGGTGTTCTTGTGATGGTTTCTGGATCTGTGCAAATTAAGGACTTCAATCAGAGGAGGAAATTTATGCAGACATTCTTCCTTGCTCCGCAAGAGAAAGGCTTTTTTGTGCTCAATGATATTTTTCATTTCGTTGAAGAGGATCCAGTTCACCAACAAGCAATTTTGATACCTCAGAGCAATCATGATTCACAGTTGAATACTTCAAGTGCAATCAATAAGCCAG TATCCAACTACCTTCTGGGTGGAGATATCCAGGCTAGGGACTATGTTGCTACAAATGAGGTAAAAGAAAACGGTGTAGTTGATAATTATGGATTTTCGGAGCAAAGATTGCAGCGGGTCCCTGATTCTGAGCATATTAAGGAGGATACTGCTGTTGAAGAGTCAAATGGTTCACTTCAATCTTCAGTGAATGCACTTCAAGACCATGCACCTGCTTCTCCTGATCAACCTGCTGGGGAGCCCCAAAAGCACACTTATGCTTCCATA TTACGGGTTGCTAAAGGACAATCTACACCATATGTAGCTTCTCAACCCTCTCATAAGAATGTCTCCCCTTCAGAATGGGATCAAGCTCCACAGATTAGTAGTCAGCAACAGCAAACGACTGCTTCAACAAATGCATTTGAAAGGTCTGAAACTGATGCAGGGGAGGAGCTTCATGTAACAGAAGATGAAG ATGAAATCAAGTCTGTTTATGTGAGAAACTTGTCCCCTGCCGTGTCTCCTTCTGAAATTGAAGACGAATTCAAGAATTTTGGTAGAATCAGGCCTGATGGTGTTATTATTAGAAGTCGCAAG GATGTTGGTGTTTGTTATGCATTTGTTGAATTTGAAGACATGACAGGCGTTCATAACGCAGTCAAG ACAGGATCTGTTCAGATAGCAGGAAGACAAGTATACATTGAAGAAAGGAGACCAAACAGTAACATCCCTTCTCGAGGAGgaa GACGGGGTAGAGGCAGAGGTAGCTATCAGTCAGATGCACCAAGAGGGCGTTTCTATTCAAGGAGTTTTGGCAGAGGAAATGGTCAAGATGGTGGTGATAGGGAGTACAGCAAATCGAAAGGAAATGGTTTCTATCGACCGAGTCCTCGCCAAGAGAGGGCAAATTCAGGGTATCACCAACCAAGAAATGGGCAGAACCTTGCTGAGTCCTGA
- the LOC137830373 gene encoding 3-isopropylmalate dehydratase large subunit, chloroplastic has protein sequence MASSLLSPSFSSFLRTKKDLPLYAFSSQRCFKAVPKRIRCSVAAPQRQPSTTGSVRTAMTMTEKILARASEKAQLSPGDNVWVNIDVLMTHDVCGPGSIGIFKREFGEDAKVWDREKVVIIPDHYIFTSDERANRNVDILRDFCQEQNIKYFYDIKDLGNFKANPDYKGVCHVALAQEGHCRPGEVLLGTDSHTCTAGAFGQFATGIGNTDAGFVLGTGKLLLKVPPTLRFVMDGEMPDYLLSKDLILQIIGEISVAGATYKAMEFVGTTVESLSMEERMTLCNMVVEAGGKNGVVPADSTTFKYIEGKTSLPYEPVYSDQKARFLSEYRFDVSKLEPVVAKPHSPDNRALARECKDVKINRVYIGSCTGGKTEDFMAAAKVFLASGKKVKVPTFLVPATQKVWMDVYTIPVPGSGGKTCSQIFEEAGCDTPASPSCGACLGGPKDTYARMNEPQVCVSTTNRNFPGRMGHKEGQIYLASPYTAAASALTGYVTDPREFLQ, from the exons ATGgcttcctctcttctctctcCATCATTTTCTTCCTTCCTCCGCACCAAG AAGGATCTCCCTCTCTACGCTTTCTCCTCTCAGAGATGCTTCAAAGCGGTTCCAAAGCGAATCCGTTGTTCTGTGGCGGCGCCTCAGCGCCAGCCTTCTACCACTGGATCA GTGAGGACCGCAATGACCATGACTGAGAAGATATTGGCCAGAGCTTCTGAGAAGGCCCAGTTGAGCCCTGGGGATAATGTttgggtcaatattgatgttttgaTGACACATGATGTTTGTGGGCCCGGTTCTATTGGGATTTTCAAGAGGGAGTTTGGTGAGGATGCCAAG GTTTGGGATCGTGAAAAGGTTGTAATAATACCTGATCACTATATATTCACAAGTGATGAACGTGCCAACCGCAATGTGGACATATTAAGAGATTTCTGCCAGgagcaaaatataaaatatttttatgatattaaGGATCTTGGTAATTTTAAG GCGAATCCAGACTATAAGGGTGTTTGCCATGTTGCTCTTGCTCAGGAAGGTCATTGTAGGCCAGGAGAG GTTCTCTTAGGTACTGATTCTCACACTTGTACTGCTGGAGCATTTGGTCAATTTGCTACTGGGATTGGTAATACTGATGCTGGTTTTGTGCTTGGAACTGGGAAGCTTCTGCTCAAG GTGCCCCCAACTTTGAGATTTGTAATGGATGGAGAAATGCCCGATTATTTGCTTTCAAAGGATTTGATTCTTCAA ATTATTGGTGAAATAAGTGTGGCTGGTGCAACATATAAAGCTATGGAGTTTGTCGGTACAACTGTTGAAAGTTTAAGT ATGGAAGAACGGATGACATTGTGCAACATGGTTGTTGAAGCTGGTGGAAAGAATGGTGTTGTTCCTGCTGATAGCACTACATTTAAATATATTGAG GGCAAGACATCTCTGCCATATGAGCCTGTTTATAGTGACCAGAAAGCAAG ATTTCTATCAGAGTATAGATTTGATGTCTCAAAATTGGAGCCAGTGGTGGCCAAG CCTCATTCTCCAGATAACCGTGCTTTGGCAAGAGAGTGCAAGGATGTGAAAATTAACAGAGTATACATAGGATCTTGTACCGGTGGGAAAACAGAGGATTTCATGGCTGCAGCAAAAGTTTTTCTGGCATCA GGTAAAAAGGTCAAAGTTCCCACATTTCTTGTGCCTGCTACCCAAAAG GTTTGGATGGACGTATACACCATCCCAGTTCCTGGATCTGGTGGTAAGACTTGCTCACAGATATTCGAAGAAGCTGGGTGTGACACACCAGCTAGTCCTAGTTGTGGTGCTTGTTTGGGTGGCCCAAAAGATACTTATGCACGAATGAATGAACCTCAG GTTTGTGTTTCAACTACAAACAGGAACTTCCCAGGCCGAATGGGACACAAGGAAGGTCAAATATATTTGGCTTCGCCATATACAGCTGCTGCATCTGCATTGACCGGTTATGTTACTGATCCTAGAGAGTTCTTGCAGTAG